A genome region from Natronobeatus ordinarius includes the following:
- a CDS encoding Cdc6/Cdc18 family protein, with product MSDSDDLFIREDPIFVNKELLEISHVPDEGRIVGRDEEISQLANAVNPAIFGQSPSNVLIYGKTGTGKSLCAKYVSGRLVETADEEGISAGYVYVDCAQDTTETQAVQTIAHTANTDDSDIYIPDKGISTATYYKRLWRILDREYDVILIILDEIDKLEDDAILMQLSRAGEAGKLSQCKIGVIGISNKIKYKDRMDERVKSSLCEREFVFPPYNAGQLNSIMEARSDAFREGVLEEAVIPKAAALAAREHGDARKAIDILRYAGEIAQAEGSDTVCEEFVVQAREQAEIDRFRELIRGSTPHSRYVLQALTILSLDHSPDGSSDPEEGFRTTRIYDVYEQICRQEGVDSLSLRRVRDLLKEHAFLDVIEQSRHSGGSAEGSYTEHMLLEDPEVVRNVLAETVE from the coding sequence ATGTCCGACTCCGACGATCTGTTCATTCGGGAGGATCCGATTTTCGTCAACAAGGAGCTTCTCGAAATCAGTCACGTTCCGGACGAGGGACGAATCGTCGGTCGCGACGAAGAGATAAGCCAGCTGGCCAACGCAGTCAATCCCGCGATCTTCGGTCAGAGCCCCAGCAACGTGCTGATCTACGGGAAAACTGGTACCGGGAAGTCTCTGTGTGCAAAATACGTCTCAGGACGGCTCGTCGAGACTGCCGACGAGGAAGGAATCTCTGCGGGATACGTGTACGTCGACTGCGCACAGGACACAACCGAGACACAGGCTGTTCAGACGATCGCCCACACTGCGAACACCGACGACTCTGATATCTACATTCCAGACAAGGGGATCAGCACTGCAACCTATTACAAGCGCCTCTGGCGTATTCTCGATCGAGAATACGATGTGATCTTGATCATCCTCGACGAGATCGACAAACTCGAGGACGACGCGATTCTGATGCAACTCTCCCGGGCAGGCGAGGCTGGAAAACTCAGCCAGTGTAAGATCGGCGTCATCGGGATCAGCAACAAGATCAAGTACAAGGATCGGATGGACGAGCGGGTAAAATCGAGCCTCTGTGAGCGCGAGTTCGTCTTTCCACCGTACAACGCGGGACAGCTCAACAGTATCATGGAAGCACGAAGCGATGCGTTCCGTGAAGGGGTCCTCGAGGAAGCGGTTATTCCCAAAGCAGCGGCGCTCGCAGCTCGAGAACACGGGGATGCGCGGAAAGCCATCGACATCCTTCGATACGCGGGAGAGATCGCGCAGGCGGAAGGCTCGGACACGGTCTGTGAGGAATTCGTCGTTCAGGCGAGAGAACAAGCCGAGATCGATCGCTTCCGGGAGCTGATTCGGGGGTCGACTCCTCATTCGCGATACGTCCTCCAGGCACTCACGATTCTCTCACTCGATCATAGCCCCGACGGATCATCCGACCCGGAAGAGGGGTTTCGAACGACCAGGATTTACGACGTGTACGAACAGATCTGTCGACAGGAGGGTGTGGACTCGTTGTCCCTCCGTCGCGTCCGCGATCTCCTCAAAGAACACGCGTTTCTCGACGTCATCGAGCAATCCCGCCATAGCGGTGGCAGCGCCGAAGGGAGCTATACCGAACACATGCTCCTCGAGGATCCAGAAGTCGTCAGAAACGTGCTGGCAGAAACCGTTGAGTGA
- a CDS encoding helix-turn-helix transcriptional regulator: MVGKSADDVAREVVERVGLLETIADRSPVTARELAEEHGASVSTINRIVASLSGEHIVERTPDGVAITPSGAALLDTADQFVDAVGTIRTLQPVLASLENAPIPFELEWFLEATVSTSTPKHPYAPLTRYSELFASVERKRLIGNQFVIPEYGVEAAMQAFEKGTICSCVWSERALERMAEEYPDMVEWSAGRDDIEAAISETVPFDLAILDDRLLVYGFDEKGIMSVLVDTDDPAAVDWGLSVFEACFEAGELVEL, from the coding sequence ATGGTGGGGAAGTCGGCGGACGACGTCGCTCGCGAAGTGGTCGAACGGGTGGGCCTGCTCGAGACGATTGCGGACCGGTCGCCGGTGACTGCGAGAGAACTCGCCGAGGAACATGGAGCGTCGGTTTCGACGATCAATCGCATCGTGGCCTCGCTCTCGGGGGAACACATCGTCGAACGGACTCCCGACGGGGTCGCGATCACCCCGTCCGGAGCGGCCCTGCTCGACACCGCCGACCAGTTCGTAGACGCGGTCGGAACCATTCGCACGCTTCAACCGGTGCTGGCGTCGCTCGAGAACGCGCCGATCCCATTCGAATTAGAATGGTTCCTCGAGGCTACCGTCTCGACGTCGACGCCGAAACACCCCTACGCTCCGTTGACCCGATACAGCGAACTGTTCGCGAGTGTCGAGCGCAAACGATTGATCGGCAACCAGTTCGTCATCCCGGAGTACGGCGTCGAGGCGGCGATGCAGGCGTTCGAAAAGGGCACGATCTGTTCGTGCGTGTGGAGTGAGCGCGCACTCGAGCGGATGGCCGAGGAGTATCCCGACATGGTAGAGTGGTCGGCGGGCCGAGACGATATCGAAGCAGCAATCTCCGAGACCGTTCCGTTCGACCTCGCGATACTGGACGACCGCCTCCTCGTGTACGGCTTCGACGAAAAGGGGATCATGTCTGTCCTGGTGGATACGGACGATCCCGCCGCCGTCGACTGGGGTCTCTCAGTATTTGAGGCCTGCTTCGAAGCCGGGGAGCTAGTTGAGTTGTAG
- a CDS encoding NAD(P)/FAD-dependent oxidoreductase, whose protein sequence is MRNSNTDLGERYDVVVGGSGMAGSATATILAKNDLDVLMIEANSHPRFTIGEALLPQSSMWMWIVGEYFGVPEIQYLSDANSVVDQITHSCGIKHSVGFAYHEPGEPFSGEHGHQLIPPNLPFYSESHFLREHIDHYLVRSAIDYGVSYVDETSIADVEITDDEVTVVTDRGTTSGAFYVDATGGNSVLSEKLGYREDASELATDSRCIFTHVEGLDPFDELIDEADRPSQSKRFHDGTLHHVFDGGWLWIIPFDNFDRSDATNASVGLVLDRETYPLDESISAEEEFSRIVAQFPDVERHLEPADAVRPWIRTDRLQRILGRSSGHRHYLTNNTYGFVDLLYSNGLINTFESIFVGANLLLEAFDDGDFSANRFERLDELHRRQITNADFLISNAYKAMGDFEVWNAWTQTWLGQILFHDLYIQRHCFKYFASEQPAEFERLLGEPCPGAGAPFVVEKDEMYHAIDDVLSAYAAGSLLPDEAASLIHGELARAEWLPKHVYGWGDERSRHVDFSDPELVGTLLEWGKTSAPSHIRNGLFDFDVPEMA, encoded by the coding sequence ATGCGAAATAGTAATACAGATCTGGGGGAGCGGTATGATGTCGTCGTCGGCGGCTCTGGAATGGCTGGTTCGGCGACCGCGACAATTCTGGCGAAGAACGATCTCGACGTGTTGATGATCGAGGCGAATTCACACCCGCGCTTTACGATCGGCGAGGCGCTCTTGCCACAAAGTTCCATGTGGATGTGGATCGTGGGGGAGTACTTCGGCGTTCCCGAGATTCAGTACCTGAGCGACGCGAACAGCGTGGTGGATCAGATCACGCACTCCTGTGGAATCAAACACTCTGTTGGGTTCGCCTATCACGAACCAGGAGAGCCGTTCAGCGGGGAGCACGGCCACCAACTGATCCCGCCCAACCTCCCGTTCTACAGCGAGAGTCACTTTCTGCGCGAACACATCGACCACTATCTGGTCCGATCCGCGATCGACTACGGCGTGAGCTACGTCGACGAGACCAGCATCGCCGACGTGGAGATCACCGACGACGAGGTGACGGTTGTGACCGACCGGGGCACCACGAGCGGGGCCTTTTACGTCGACGCTACGGGCGGGAACTCGGTGCTCTCAGAGAAGCTGGGTTACCGTGAGGACGCCTCGGAGTTGGCGACCGATTCTCGGTGCATTTTCACGCACGTCGAAGGGCTCGATCCGTTCGACGAGCTGATCGACGAGGCAGATCGCCCCAGCCAGTCGAAACGGTTCCACGACGGAACCTTACACCACGTGTTCGACGGCGGCTGGCTGTGGATCATCCCCTTCGACAACTTCGATCGATCCGACGCCACCAACGCCAGCGTCGGGCTGGTGCTCGACCGAGAGACCTACCCGCTCGACGAATCGATCAGCGCGGAGGAGGAGTTCTCGCGGATCGTCGCCCAGTTTCCCGACGTCGAACGCCACCTCGAGCCGGCCGACGCGGTGCGGCCCTGGATTCGTACGGATCGCCTCCAACGCATATTAGGCCGGTCGTCGGGACACCGCCACTACCTGACTAACAACACCTACGGCTTCGTGGACCTCCTCTACTCGAACGGGCTGATCAACACGTTCGAGTCTATCTTCGTCGGGGCGAACCTGCTCCTGGAGGCGTTCGACGACGGGGATTTCTCCGCAAACCGATTCGAGCGACTGGACGAGTTACACCGCCGCCAGATCACGAACGCCGACTTCCTCATCAGCAACGCCTACAAAGCGATGGGCGACTTCGAGGTCTGGAACGCGTGGACCCAGACGTGGCTCGGGCAAATTCTGTTTCACGATCTGTACATCCAGCGTCACTGCTTCAAGTACTTCGCGTCGGAGCAGCCCGCCGAGTTCGAGCGGCTGCTCGGTGAACCGTGTCCTGGAGCCGGAGCTCCGTTCGTCGTCGAGAAAGACGAGATGTACCACGCCATCGACGATGTGCTGAGTGCCTACGCAGCCGGCAGCCTCCTCCCGGACGAGGCGGCCAGTCTAATTCACGGCGAGCTGGCTCGAGCTGAGTGGCTGCCCAAACACGTCTACGGGTGGGGCGACGAGCGCTCTCGCCACGTCGATTTCTCCGATCCCGAGCTGGTGGGCACGCTCCTCGAGTGGGGGAAGACCAGCGCGCCCTCACATATCCGCAACGGACTGTTCGACTTCGACGTCCCGGAGATGGCGTGA
- a CDS encoding ParA family protein, which translates to MAATTEPRAVSVVILKGGVGKSTTSMNLARQLAERGPTLFTDLDPNGHATNGLGFGEAYRADEDLGDVLLDGGTVTVGDLIQPTEYGFDLLPSSNELEDVEKDLAGAMQGSARVKTNIVDPLLGEQYEYMVFDCPAYPGMLNNNALVATGNVIIPLEPGSSSIGGYKRTMERLIEPARKYIDVEVLAVVPNKLSDRIDQQTEDRELLENLNTATADVNEGEPLQDVIPNFARITAEEFEQIDAGELRPPKPGIRHRSALSRSLQHNQPLQDYDPENDQIVCYDELADIVVNGGVER; encoded by the coding sequence ATGGCAGCGACAACAGAACCCCGCGCGGTCAGCGTGGTAATCCTGAAAGGCGGTGTCGGCAAATCAACGACTTCGATGAACCTCGCCCGGCAGCTCGCCGAGCGCGGCCCGACGCTCTTCACCGACCTCGACCCGAACGGTCACGCGACGAACGGACTTGGATTCGGTGAGGCGTACCGTGCTGATGAAGACCTCGGTGACGTCCTCCTCGACGGCGGTACCGTGACTGTCGGTGACCTGATACAGCCCACCGAGTATGGATTCGATCTCTTACCGTCGTCGAACGAACTCGAGGACGTCGAGAAGGATCTCGCCGGTGCGATGCAGGGTTCGGCACGCGTAAAGACGAACATCGTCGATCCACTGCTCGGTGAGCAGTACGAGTACATGGTCTTCGACTGTCCAGCGTATCCGGGGATGCTCAATAACAACGCCCTCGTCGCGACCGGCAACGTCATTATTCCACTCGAGCCTGGCTCGAGTTCGATCGGTGGCTACAAGCGTACGATGGAACGGTTGATCGAGCCGGCCCGGAAGTACATCGACGTCGAGGTGCTTGCCGTTGTTCCGAACAAGCTCTCTGACCGGATCGACCAGCAGACTGAAGATCGGGAATTGCTCGAGAACCTGAATACGGCGACCGCGGACGTCAACGAAGGGGAGCCACTGCAAGACGTTATTCCGAATTTCGCGCGCATCACCGCGGAGGAATTCGAGCAAATCGACGCCGGGGAACTCCGGCCGCCGAAACCGGGAATCCGTCACCGGAGTGCACTCTCACGCTCGCTTCAGCACAACCAACCGTTACAGGATTACGACCCTGAAAACGACCAGATCGTTTGCTACGACGAACTCGCGGATATCGTTGTCAACGGTGGGGTCGAACGATGA